In one window of Leptospiraceae bacterium DNA:
- the tmk gene encoding dTMP kinase — protein sequence MQLYVLEGLDGAGKTTAIEYLKKFIKKLKIHDSFAFFYEPTDFSTGKQIREHLKKKTLLTTKEWIELFDRDRRENYQRNLLPNQEKKIILDRYYISTSVYQAQKEKEVEDIFYFFYNKYPKPTMVFFLNISVDLALKRLDIRSTKNQQAKEIFEKEEELKRIQQNYTIAKQLCQKHHIFWVDLDSQKKPHQLAKEILEMIFSESKNQ from the coding sequence ATGCAACTATATGTCCTCGAAGGACTAGATGGAGCTGGGAAAACTACGGCGATAGAATATTTAAAAAAATTTATAAAAAAACTAAAAATTCATGATTCTTTTGCTTTTTTTTATGAGCCAACAGATTTTTCTACCGGCAAACAAATACGAGAGCATTTAAAAAAAAAGACTCTTTTGACAACCAAAGAATGGATTGAGCTCTTTGACCGGGACCGAAGAGAAAATTACCAAAGAAACCTTTTACCCAATCAAGAAAAAAAAATCATTTTGGATCGATATTATATTTCTACTTCCGTATATCAAGCTCAGAAGGAAAAAGAAGTCGAAGATATTTTTTATTTTTTTTACAACAAATATCCAAAGCCTACTATGGTTTTTTTTCTCAACATCTCTGTAGATTTAGCCCTCAAACGCTTAGATATTCGAAGCACAAAGAATCAACAAGCAAAAGAAATTTTTGAAAAAGAAGAAGAGTTAAAAAGAATCCAACAAAACTATACAATTGCCAAACAACTTTGTCAGAAACATCACATCTTTTGGGTTGATTTAGACTCTCAAAAAAAGCCTCATCAGCTCGCAAAAGAAATCTTAGAAATGATCTTTTCAGAATCAAAGAACCAATAA
- a CDS encoding TatD family hydrolase, which translates to MWIDTHCHLDITESFGIPIKIALENSKENSISVIIQIATSEESSRWNQKFIQNYYLAPTDHVKVYYTIGLHPESIQQSKKEEIQQIQKLIQQSSDDPYFVGIGETGLDYFYNSETKELQLESFFEHLQLAKKLELPIIVHCRDDKQYNEEKTEAIEEIFRLAKEVSYPNGIMHCYTYSYKEAKWFLELDWKISFSGIVTFKNAKVIQEAAQKIPLENLLIETDSPFLAPVPKRGKTNEPANLIYIGEFIANLRNIPKEEFLLQLQKNVKETFKKISIEK; encoded by the coding sequence ATGTGGATTGATACCCATTGCCATTTGGATATCACAGAATCATTCGGAATACCCATCAAAATCGCCTTAGAAAACTCCAAAGAAAACTCCATAAGTGTGATCATTCAAATTGCCACTTCTGAAGAGTCCTCTCGTTGGAATCAAAAATTCATTCAAAACTATTATTTAGCTCCAACTGATCATGTTAAAGTTTACTACACCATAGGGCTACATCCAGAATCCATCCAACAATCAAAAAAAGAAGAAATCCAACAAATCCAAAAACTCATCCAACAGAGCTCAGATGATCCCTATTTTGTTGGGATTGGAGAGACAGGTTTAGACTACTTTTATAATTCTGAAACCAAAGAACTTCAATTAGAATCATTTTTTGAACACCTTCAATTGGCAAAAAAATTGGAGCTCCCCATTATCGTTCATTGTCGTGATGATAAACAATACAACGAAGAAAAAACCGAAGCCATAGAAGAAATCTTTCGCTTAGCAAAAGAAGTATCATACCCAAATGGAATTATGCATTGTTATACTTATTCTTATAAAGAAGCCAAGTGGTTTTTAGAACTGGATTGGAAGATTTCATTTAGTGGGATTGTCACATTCAAGAATGCGAAAGTAATTCAAGAAGCTGCTCAAAAAATCCCTTTAGAAAATCTTTTGATTGAAACAGATTCTCCATTCTTAGCGCCGGTCCCCAAACGGGGAAAAACCAACGAACCTGCCAATCTTATCTACATTGGTGAATTCATAGCCAATCTGAGAAACATTCCAAAAGAGGAATTCCTTCTCCAACTTCAAAAAAATGTAAAAGAAACCTTTAAAAAAATTTCTATTGAAAAATAA
- a CDS encoding mucoidy inhibitor MuiA family protein — protein sequence MRIFNFFLFLFFVSLELYSQEIILNPQPKEVVMYPNYAFIKRQSSIKIKKGSNEIWISPLPEGFLDTSLQVHITKGNTEIQNLQIWNTYLRPIKIEKLEKLKSKLNELIHKILELENEKETYNISIQTLKKLTIEKSITIQDIKSFLQYQETKILENLKKITNLQNQLNELHQEKKKIEEEINMWEAHSQKTKIIQINLNSNQDQEIMLEVGYLQKDAYWKPSYEIKIDPLKEKAFVSMKAEIYQNTGEDWKDVSLTLSTQEPHFESIVPELPPWYLEVQKEVIVPYRNQPEAFFRAKKETQPDETPLAENQQITKIHSDISSFEFQLPGKYLISSNQKPQRVQVISNQSQAKIQYLSVPKLRAGVFVVVKLENPFDFPLSVGEANVFFDDKYKNKVFLEKPYLPKEEISIPIGTEERIKIERKLERKFTEIVGTFKKQIQIHYEFSLKIKNTLPKEVEVEMMDQIPVSKHEMIEVSLLEPKQNFSSNKQGIIKWKVPLKQNQEKKLDLKFLVRYPEDVYVYGLD from the coding sequence ATGAGAATATTTAATTTTTTTCTTTTTCTTTTTTTTGTTTCTCTTGAGCTCTATTCCCAAGAAATCATTCTAAATCCTCAACCCAAAGAAGTTGTGATGTATCCTAACTATGCTTTTATAAAACGTCAAAGCAGCATAAAAATCAAAAAAGGAAGTAACGAAATCTGGATCTCCCCGTTGCCTGAGGGTTTTCTCGACACTTCCCTTCAAGTTCACATTACAAAAGGAAATACAGAAATCCAAAACCTTCAAATTTGGAATACTTATCTTCGACCAATAAAAATCGAGAAATTAGAAAAACTAAAATCCAAACTCAACGAGCTCATTCATAAAATCCTAGAACTCGAGAACGAAAAAGAAACCTACAACATCAGTATTCAAACTCTAAAGAAACTCACAATAGAAAAGTCCATAACTATTCAAGACATCAAATCTTTTCTACAATACCAAGAAACAAAAATTCTTGAAAACCTAAAAAAAATCACAAACCTTCAAAATCAACTCAACGAACTCCATCAAGAAAAAAAGAAAATCGAAGAAGAAATCAACATGTGGGAAGCTCATTCCCAAAAAACAAAAATCATACAAATCAATCTCAACTCAAACCAAGATCAAGAAATTATGTTAGAGGTGGGATATTTACAAAAAGATGCCTATTGGAAACCCAGTTATGAGATAAAAATTGATCCATTGAAAGAAAAAGCTTTCGTAAGCATGAAGGCAGAAATTTATCAAAACACTGGTGAGGATTGGAAAGATGTTTCTTTGACTTTAAGCACCCAAGAACCACACTTTGAGTCCATAGTGCCTGAGCTTCCTCCATGGTATTTGGAGGTGCAAAAAGAAGTGATTGTTCCTTATCGAAATCAACCCGAAGCATTTTTCAGAGCTAAAAAAGAAACCCAACCAGATGAAACACCATTGGCAGAAAATCAGCAGATTACGAAAATACATTCTGACATTTCTTCTTTTGAGTTTCAATTACCGGGGAAATACTTGATTTCTTCCAATCAAAAACCACAAAGAGTTCAAGTAATATCAAATCAAAGCCAGGCAAAAATACAGTATTTGAGTGTTCCAAAGTTGAGGGCTGGAGTTTTCGTTGTGGTAAAACTCGAAAATCCCTTTGATTTTCCTCTAAGTGTAGGTGAGGCAAATGTTTTCTTTGATGATAAATACAAAAATAAAGTTTTTTTAGAAAAACCTTACCTCCCCAAAGAAGAGATTTCTATCCCAATAGGAACTGAAGAACGAATCAAGATTGAACGAAAACTCGAACGAAAATTCACTGAAATTGTGGGAACCTTCAAAAAACAAATCCAGATCCATTATGAATTTTCTTTGAAAATCAAGAACACTCTTCCTAAAGAGGTTGAAGTCGAAATGATGGATCAAATCCCAGTTTCTAAACACGAGATGATTGAAGTTTCTCTATTAGAACCAAAACAAAATTTTTCTTCAAATAAGCAAGGTATCATCAAATGGAAAGTTCCCCTCAAGCAAAATCAGGAAAAGAAGTTGGATTTAAAATTCTTGGTTCGTTATCCAGAAGATGTTTACGTCTATGGACTTGACTGA
- the lpxA gene encoding acyl-ACP--UDP-N-acetylglucosamine O-acyltransferase gives MKIHPTAIVSPKAEIHENVEIGAYTIIEDDVVIGKNTTIGAYCYIHSGTIIGENNQIFSYANIGGLPQDISFDPKKKTKIVIGNHNIIREYANLHRSTKEEPTRIGDENYIMGSVHIAHDCKIGNRNILVHSSVLAGHVEIGNRAFISGHVGIHQFCRVGDYSIIGGLAKVVQDIPPYMMADGNPAEIVGINIVGLRRANFTEEQKRKIKQAYKILYKSEFSISKALEELKLQFPNDPDIQILIDFIEKSKRGIASSSKTTHAAEF, from the coding sequence ATGAAGATTCATCCAACGGCTATTGTAAGTCCAAAAGCGGAAATCCACGAAAATGTAGAAATCGGAGCCTATACTATTATCGAAGACGATGTGGTCATTGGAAAAAATACTACAATTGGTGCTTATTGCTACATTCACTCGGGAACAATTATTGGGGAGAATAACCAAATTTTTTCTTATGCAAACATTGGAGGGTTACCGCAGGACATTTCTTTTGATCCCAAAAAAAAAACAAAGATTGTGATTGGAAATCATAACATCATCAGAGAGTACGCAAACCTTCATCGTAGCACAAAAGAAGAACCCACGAGGATAGGAGATGAAAATTATATTATGGGTTCTGTGCACATAGCTCATGATTGTAAAATTGGAAATCGAAATATTTTGGTTCATAGTTCCGTTTTAGCAGGACATGTAGAAATTGGGAACCGAGCATTTATTAGTGGTCATGTAGGGATACATCAATTTTGTCGTGTGGGAGATTATAGCATTATTGGGGGATTAGCAAAAGTGGTGCAGGATATACCCCCATACATGATGGCAGATGGCAATCCCGCAGAAATCGTAGGGATAAATATAGTGGGACTACGTAGAGCAAATTTTACTGAAGAACAAAAAAGAAAAATCAAACAAGCATATAAGATTTTATATAAAAGCGAATTCTCCATATCCAAAGCGTTAGAAGAATTGAAGCTTCAGTTTCCCAATGATCCTGACATCCAAATTTTGATTGATTTTATCGAAAAATCAAAACGAGGGATTGCTTCAAGCTCAAAGACTACCCATGCAGCTGAATTTTAA
- a CDS encoding M20 family peptidase: MKKFLVATVFIFFIFLGVIFFNTFTLQEPKYEPIPNTEWLQSTEFEEHYKKLIEHLAQAIRIQTISYQDPKQIDKNEFQKFIQFLEKSFPRVHKNLKRTLFNFSLLYEWKGKNPELKPVILMGHYDVVPADPSEWKFPPFDGVLSEGYLFGRGAIDDKITVLGILQAAEFLLQQNFQPERTIYFSFGHDEEIGGFQGAKLIVEYLHQQNIQPEFVLDEGGAITVKIIPNIDTPVATIGIAEKGYLSLKLTTTGTSGHSSMPPKETSITKLITALHRLHENPFDYEFTEIQKTMFRFIGADFPFFQKMAIANLWLFEPIIISNLTTTNTGRASLQTTMATTILQSGIKENVIPEKAEAIINFRLLPGDTIAEVKKRVQEIIQDPTIQIEETPYSMEASPVSSVDSLGFTLIARSLKTINPEISIAPYLVLGATDARHFSKISNSIYRFLPVYLTEDELQGMHGINERISLESIKTALSFYALVIKNL; encoded by the coding sequence ATGAAAAAGTTCTTAGTTGCCACTGTGTTTATTTTTTTTATTTTTTTGGGAGTCATTTTCTTCAATACCTTTACCCTTCAAGAACCAAAGTATGAACCTATTCCAAACACAGAGTGGCTTCAATCAACGGAATTCGAAGAACATTATAAAAAACTTATAGAACATTTAGCCCAAGCAATCCGAATCCAAACGATATCCTATCAGGACCCAAAACAAATAGATAAAAACGAATTTCAAAAGTTCATACAATTTTTAGAAAAAAGTTTTCCAAGAGTTCATAAAAACCTAAAAAGAACTCTGTTCAATTTTTCACTTCTGTATGAATGGAAAGGGAAGAATCCAGAACTCAAGCCCGTTATTCTTATGGGGCATTATGATGTGGTTCCTGCGGATCCATCGGAGTGGAAATTTCCCCCATTTGACGGAGTCCTTTCTGAAGGTTATCTTTTTGGAAGAGGTGCCATTGATGATAAAATTACGGTTTTGGGGATTTTACAAGCAGCAGAATTTTTACTCCAACAAAACTTCCAACCCGAGCGAACCATTTATTTTTCCTTTGGACATGATGAAGAAATCGGCGGATTCCAAGGAGCAAAACTGATTGTCGAATATCTTCATCAGCAGAACATCCAACCCGAATTTGTTTTAGATGAAGGTGGAGCCATCACAGTCAAAATCATTCCCAATATTGATACACCTGTTGCCACGATTGGAATCGCCGAAAAAGGGTATTTGAGTTTGAAGTTAACAACGACAGGAACGAGTGGTCATTCTTCTATGCCACCCAAAGAAACTTCTATAACGAAATTGATCACGGCATTACATCGTCTTCACGAAAATCCGTTCGATTATGAATTCACCGAAATCCAAAAAACAATGTTTCGATTCATTGGTGCTGATTTTCCTTTCTTTCAAAAGATGGCGATCGCTAACCTCTGGTTGTTTGAACCTATCATCATTTCGAACTTAACCACCACCAACACAGGTAGAGCTTCCCTTCAAACCACTATGGCTACAACCATCCTCCAAAGTGGAATTAAAGAAAATGTCATACCTGAAAAAGCCGAAGCCATCATCAACTTTCGGCTACTGCCGGGGGATACCATTGCCGAAGTAAAAAAGCGAGTCCAAGAAATCATTCAGGATCCCACCATCCAAATCGAAGAAACACCCTATTCCATGGAAGCTTCTCCTGTGTCTTCTGTGGATTCTTTAGGATTTACTTTGATTGCTCGTTCCCTCAAAACCATTAATCCAGAAATCTCGATTGCTCCTTATTTGGTTCTTGGTGCTACGGATGCACGTCATTTTAGTAAAATTTCAAATAGCATTTACCGCTTCTTGCCCGTGTATCTCACTGAAGATGAACTCCAGGGTATGCACGGCATCAATGAGCGAATCTCATTGGAGTCTATTAAAACTGCCCTTTCTTTTTATGCTTTGGTGATCAAAAATTTGTAA
- a CDS encoding TRL-like family protein: MPKLLAVALVGLFLGSSCIGIPPVTNKTGMGSIFSDLTEHLDGVSTAAPNKKGEACSIIVLGVVAIGDSSIDTARKNGGISRIAYIDRKWFNVIWVAFGRNCTIVYGE, translated from the coding sequence ATGCCCAAATTGTTAGCAGTAGCTTTGGTGGGCTTGTTTTTGGGAAGTAGTTGTATTGGTATACCACCAGTAACAAATAAAACAGGAATGGGATCGATTTTTTCTGATCTTACGGAACATTTAGACGGTGTCTCAACGGCAGCACCTAATAAAAAAGGAGAAGCCTGTTCTATAATCGTTCTTGGCGTTGTTGCTATTGGGGACTCTTCAATTGATACAGCAAGAAAAAATGGTGGTATAAGTAGAATTGCATATATCGATAGAAAGTGGTTTAATGTTATATGGGTTGCTTTTGGAAGGAACTGCACGATTGTTTACGGAGAATAA
- a CDS encoding cob(I)yrinic acid a,c-diamide adenosyltransferase, with the protein MPKIYTKKGDEGFTHLASGEKVLKFHIRVDLYGNCDELNSYIGVVCSLIQEKQTNPKLKEIWDELNFIQSLIFEYSAELAGYYRDNQTILKEEDILHLEEKIDEWSNNMPELRKFILPGGSLIASFLHVCRTKCRDVERKLIYAIVEKKENIHPDFIKFFNRLSDYFFTLARYCNWVLDVPETVWESQRKKQRKSSAENR; encoded by the coding sequence ATGCCAAAAATTTATACTAAAAAAGGGGATGAAGGTTTTACCCATTTAGCGAGTGGAGAAAAGGTTTTAAAATTCCACATCCGTGTTGATTTATACGGGAACTGCGATGAATTGAATTCTTACATAGGTGTTGTATGCAGTTTGATCCAAGAAAAACAGACAAATCCAAAACTCAAAGAAATTTGGGATGAGTTAAATTTCATTCAATCCCTTATTTTTGAATATTCTGCGGAATTGGCAGGATACTATCGAGACAATCAAACCATTTTGAAAGAAGAAGACATTCTTCACTTGGAAGAAAAGATTGATGAATGGTCCAATAACATGCCAGAACTACGTAAGTTTATTTTGCCGGGAGGAAGTCTGATTGCTTCTTTTTTGCACGTTTGCAGAACCAAATGCCGAGATGTAGAAAGAAAACTCATCTATGCCATTGTGGAAAAAAAAGAAAATATTCATCCTGATTTTATAAAATTTTTCAATCGTTTGTCAGATTATTTTTTTACTTTGGCTCGGTATTGTAATTGGGTTTTGGATGTGCCAGAAACGGTTTGGGAAAGCCAACGAAAAAAACAACGTAAATCCTCAGCGGAAAACCGCTGA
- a CDS encoding DJ-1/PfpI family protein, producing MAQKKILMLVGDFVEDYEVMVPFQALLAFGHEVDAVCPGKKKGDRVKTAIHDFEGEQTYSEKPGHYFTLNKDFDEVKPENYDALYLPGGRAPEYIRRNDRVISIVKHFAENNKPIAAICHGIQLLTAANVVKGKTLTCYPAIGPEVILGGGNYKEVGFDQVVVDGNWVTSPAWPGHPAILKEFIKIIGHNL from the coding sequence ATGGCGCAAAAGAAAATCCTTATGCTTGTTGGTGATTTTGTAGAAGACTATGAAGTAATGGTTCCGTTCCAAGCGTTGTTAGCATTTGGTCATGAAGTTGATGCCGTGTGTCCTGGCAAGAAAAAAGGCGATAGGGTAAAAACCGCTATTCACGATTTTGAAGGCGAGCAAACCTACTCCGAAAAACCGGGACATTACTTCACTTTGAATAAAGATTTTGATGAAGTAAAGCCTGAAAATTACGATGCATTATACCTACCAGGGGGTCGGGCTCCTGAATACATACGAAGAAACGATAGGGTTATCTCAATCGTCAAACATTTCGCCGAAAACAATAAGCCCATTGCTGCTATCTGTCATGGCATTCAGCTTCTTACTGCAGCAAATGTGGTAAAAGGAAAAACCTTAACTTGCTATCCCGCCATTGGACCTGAAGTAATATTAGGAGGTGGCAATTATAAAGAAGTCGGTTTTGATCAAGTAGTCGTAGATGGAAATTGGGTGACTTCCCCAGCATGGCCAGGGCATCCTGCCATTCTAAAAGAATTCATCAAAATTATTGGACATAACCTCTGA